One genomic segment of Apostichopus japonicus isolate 1M-3 chromosome 23, ASM3797524v1, whole genome shotgun sequence includes these proteins:
- the LOC139964586 gene encoding macrophage mannose receptor 1-like isoform X1, translated as MRGVIWFLFVMSTSQVRSAGSDCPWYFDFQWQQSCYYVPYREASRPSAVDACQAVASHLVYIETQEEQTALEGWLYSSSDTRSSFYWIGLEGTSEDDVTWLNGDRTNYTNFEANTAFAAVSTYIGMEGPTFTWHNLDSTSIEKSICEKENDQDNGAMNQNGQECPHPFTYEWQQSCYYFSISRYSITYSSSFCEYLSSHLVYIESEAEEAAIFSSLSARNSNGDHWIGLTGSSSTDVTWQDGKSPNYTNFRSDSFDGFGANFVLKYPDYYWDNGGVVNTDSHFICEQELGQQDQDTVEDEEEVTNVPGCPYPFQYSWSTSCYYISDEEITQIEAVMYCQEHHSAHLVYIETEEEQATLQDWLPSSYFYSRAYWIGLQGTSSDDVAWLDGTKPNYTNFAYNSFDGPDGHYFRMKSPEFHWHDQIGTYSDYFICEMEGDVTMTQEPNPELNPSTDDNQSFMNTQTQQVTSSSPVTSAEQEQATDNQSSMNTQTQQVTSISTFTSAEQEQATDNQSQTKQVTSSSPVTSAEQEQATDNQSFMNTQTKQVTSNFPVTSAEEEEATDNQGNKNRETNLTRGRAASTFHVVEQFGRFNVSGLVTTIQNVSVFICAAQCLVLSVCDILVYDITNERCDMIFETDQNDIATYNAPDCILYKRFNRN; from the exons ATGAGGGGAGTAATCTGGTTTCTTTTTGTAATGTCGACGTCGCAAGTCCGATCTGCCGGCAGTG ATTGTCCTTGGTATTTCGACTTCCAATGGCAACAATCTTGCTACTATGTGCCCTACCGAGAAGCTTCGCGTCCGTCAGCGGTAGATGCCTGTCAGGCTGTTGCGTCTCATCTGGTATACATTGAAACCCAAGAGGAGCAAACCGCCCTCGAAGGCTGGTTATACTCATCATCCGATACAAGGAGTTCCTTCTATTGGATCGGTTTAGAGGGCACCTCAGAAGATGATGTCACGTGGCTAAATGGAGACAGAACGAATTATACCAATTTTGAAGCCAATACGGCCTTTGCAGCTGTTAGTACATACATAGGAATGGAAGGACCAACTTTTACCTGGCATAACCTGGACAGTACATCCATCGAAAAGTCGATTTGcgagaaagaaaatgatcaagACAATGGGGCTATGAACCAGAATGGGCAAG AATGCCCACACCCTTTCACATACGAGTGGCAACAGTCTTGTTACTATTTTTCGATCTCGAGATATTCTATCACCTATTCGTCCTCTTTCTGTGAATATTTGTCTTCTCATCTGGTTTACATCGAATCTGAGGCAGAAGAGGCTGCCATCTTCAGTAGTTTGTCCGCTCGAAATTCGAACGGTGACCACTGGATAGGTCTAACTGGATCTTCAAGCACAGATGTTACATGGCAAGATGGGAAAAGCCCTAATTACACAAATTTCCGAAGTGATTCCTTTGACGGCTTCGGCGCAAACTTTGTTCTAAAATATCCAGATTATTATTGGGATAATGGTGGCGTGGTTAACACCGATTCGCACTTTATCTGTGAACAAGAACTCGGACAACAGGATCAGGACACTGttgaagatgaagaagaggTTACAAACGTACCAG GTTGCCCATATCCCTTCCAGTATTCATGGAGTACATCATGTTACTATATATCAGATGAAGAGATCACACAAATTGAAGCAGTGATGTATTGTCAGGAACACCACTCTGCTCACCTCGTTTATATTGAAACAGAGGAAGAGCAAGCTACGTTACAGGATTGGCTTCCTTCGTCGTACTTTTATTCCAGGGCATATTGGATAGGCTTGCAAGGAACTTCCTCGGATGATGTAGCGTGGCTCGATGGAACTAAACCAAATTACACTAACTTTGCCTATAATTCATTTGACGGTCCTGATGGCCATTACTTCAGAATGAAAAGTCCCGAGTTTCATTGGCATGACCAAATCGGAACCTACAGCGATTACTTCATCTGTGAAATGGAAGGAGATGTTACTATGACGCAAGAGCCTAACCCAGAGCTTAATCCTTCTACAGATG ATAACCAAAGTTTCATGAACACCCAGACTCAACAAGTGACAAGTAGTTCTCCGGTTACATCTGCTGAACAGGAACAAGCAACGG ATAACCAGAGTTCCATGAACACCCAGACTCAACAAGTGACAAGTATTTCTACCTTCACATCTGCTGAACAGGAACAAGCAACGG ATAACCAGAGTCAGACTAAACAAGTGACAAGTAGTTCTCCCGTTACATCTGCTGAACAGGAACAAGCAACGG ATAACCAGAGTTTCATGAACACCCAGACTAAACAAGTGACAAGCAATTTTCCCGTTACATCTGCTGAAGAGGAAGAAGCAACGG ATAATCAGGGTAACAAGAACAGAGAAACCAATCTAACTAGAGGTCGTGCTGCGAGTACCTTTCATGTAGTAGAACAATTTGGGAGGTTCAATGTTTCCGGTCTGGTCACAACGATTCAAAATGTATCTGTTTTTATTTGTGCGGCGCAGTGTCTAGTCTTGTCCGTATGCGACATATTggtctatgacatcacaaacgaAAGGTGTGACATGATATTTGAAACGGATCAAAATGACATCGCAACATATAATGCACCTGACTGTATCCTTTACAAACGCTTCAATCGAAACTAA
- the LOC139964586 gene encoding macrophage mannose receptor 1-like isoform X2 has product MRGVIWFLFVMSTSQVRSAGSDCPWYFDFQWQQSCYYVPYREASRPSAVDACQAVASHLVYIETQEEQTALEGWLYSSSDTRSSFYWIGLEGTSEDDVTWLNGDRTNYTNFEANTAFAAVSTYIGMEGPTFTWHNLDSTSIEKSICEKENDQDNGAMNQNGQECPHPFTYEWQQSCYYFSISRYSITYSSSFCEYLSSHLVYIESEAEEAAIFSSLSARNSNGDHWIGLTGSSSTDVTWQDGKSPNYTNFRSDSFDGFGANFVLKYPDYYWDNGGVVNTDSHFICEQELGQQDQDTVEDEEEVTNVPGCPYPFQYSWSTSCYYISDEEITQIEAVMYCQEHHSAHLVYIETEEEQATLQDWLPSSYFYSRAYWIGLQGTSSDDVAWLDGTKPNYTNFAYNSFDGPDGHYFRMKSPEFHWHDQIGTYSDYFICEMEGDVTMTQEPNPELNPSTDDNQSFMNTQTQQVTSSSPVTSAEQEQATDNQSQTKQVTSSSPVTSAEQEQATDNQSFMNTQTKQVTSNFPVTSAEEEEATDNQGNKNRETNLTRGRAASTFHVVEQFGRFNVSGLVTTIQNVSVFICAAQCLVLSVCDILVYDITNERCDMIFETDQNDIATYNAPDCILYKRFNRN; this is encoded by the exons ATGAGGGGAGTAATCTGGTTTCTTTTTGTAATGTCGACGTCGCAAGTCCGATCTGCCGGCAGTG ATTGTCCTTGGTATTTCGACTTCCAATGGCAACAATCTTGCTACTATGTGCCCTACCGAGAAGCTTCGCGTCCGTCAGCGGTAGATGCCTGTCAGGCTGTTGCGTCTCATCTGGTATACATTGAAACCCAAGAGGAGCAAACCGCCCTCGAAGGCTGGTTATACTCATCATCCGATACAAGGAGTTCCTTCTATTGGATCGGTTTAGAGGGCACCTCAGAAGATGATGTCACGTGGCTAAATGGAGACAGAACGAATTATACCAATTTTGAAGCCAATACGGCCTTTGCAGCTGTTAGTACATACATAGGAATGGAAGGACCAACTTTTACCTGGCATAACCTGGACAGTACATCCATCGAAAAGTCGATTTGcgagaaagaaaatgatcaagACAATGGGGCTATGAACCAGAATGGGCAAG AATGCCCACACCCTTTCACATACGAGTGGCAACAGTCTTGTTACTATTTTTCGATCTCGAGATATTCTATCACCTATTCGTCCTCTTTCTGTGAATATTTGTCTTCTCATCTGGTTTACATCGAATCTGAGGCAGAAGAGGCTGCCATCTTCAGTAGTTTGTCCGCTCGAAATTCGAACGGTGACCACTGGATAGGTCTAACTGGATCTTCAAGCACAGATGTTACATGGCAAGATGGGAAAAGCCCTAATTACACAAATTTCCGAAGTGATTCCTTTGACGGCTTCGGCGCAAACTTTGTTCTAAAATATCCAGATTATTATTGGGATAATGGTGGCGTGGTTAACACCGATTCGCACTTTATCTGTGAACAAGAACTCGGACAACAGGATCAGGACACTGttgaagatgaagaagaggTTACAAACGTACCAG GTTGCCCATATCCCTTCCAGTATTCATGGAGTACATCATGTTACTATATATCAGATGAAGAGATCACACAAATTGAAGCAGTGATGTATTGTCAGGAACACCACTCTGCTCACCTCGTTTATATTGAAACAGAGGAAGAGCAAGCTACGTTACAGGATTGGCTTCCTTCGTCGTACTTTTATTCCAGGGCATATTGGATAGGCTTGCAAGGAACTTCCTCGGATGATGTAGCGTGGCTCGATGGAACTAAACCAAATTACACTAACTTTGCCTATAATTCATTTGACGGTCCTGATGGCCATTACTTCAGAATGAAAAGTCCCGAGTTTCATTGGCATGACCAAATCGGAACCTACAGCGATTACTTCATCTGTGAAATGGAAGGAGATGTTACTATGACGCAAGAGCCTAACCCAGAGCTTAATCCTTCTACAGATG ATAACCAAAGTTTCATGAACACCCAGACTCAACAAGTGACAAGTAGTTCTCCGGTTACATCTGCTGAACAGGAACAAGCAACGG ATAACCAGAGTCAGACTAAACAAGTGACAAGTAGTTCTCCCGTTACATCTGCTGAACAGGAACAAGCAACGG ATAACCAGAGTTTCATGAACACCCAGACTAAACAAGTGACAAGCAATTTTCCCGTTACATCTGCTGAAGAGGAAGAAGCAACGG ATAATCAGGGTAACAAGAACAGAGAAACCAATCTAACTAGAGGTCGTGCTGCGAGTACCTTTCATGTAGTAGAACAATTTGGGAGGTTCAATGTTTCCGGTCTGGTCACAACGATTCAAAATGTATCTGTTTTTATTTGTGCGGCGCAGTGTCTAGTCTTGTCCGTATGCGACATATTggtctatgacatcacaaacgaAAGGTGTGACATGATATTTGAAACGGATCAAAATGACATCGCAACATATAATGCACCTGACTGTATCCTTTACAAACGCTTCAATCGAAACTAA
- the LOC139964587 gene encoding probable G-protein coupled receptor 21: protein MTDDHNEDQFCSEDERCEDACNGFGCYLQPCTVILITVLILLGNTVGIVALATCKSLRDRHGYFLLSLAISDLCTTFVSATSIYPSIVRKWPFSHILCDVTAFLQGFLSEVSLTMIAGMSIERYIAVFYPLQIRRWLTNRRLLLAIMCSWVFLFAIKMFLFFNRYIQTEYDEDLYACLLDSSNGNLVILIITYTVIEVPAFFTISYLSVRVIVHIWRRGRSRDRHRGNVMVSARRNPQWQQTVTVLKVIIIITLTFYLTWIPFIILRILYTSDEDTADQTKRQNDIPQWVEFISYWLLISSSFINVFVYFFVHKKFRTHVKYLFKNLPSSCFKVFTARDGTTDIESSLAEEYQTQIVVPGTCLINDETVTTIL from the coding sequence ATGACAGACGACCACAACGAAGATCAATTTTGCAGTGAAGATGAGCGATGCGAAGACGCTTGTAATGGCTTTGGATGTTACCTACAACCGTGTACCGTTATATTGATAACCGTCTTGATTCTGTTGGGAAACACCGTCGGTATAGTTGCTCTAGCAACTTGCAAGTCCTTACGAGATAGACACGGTTATTTCCTATTGTCACTGGCGATATCTGACTTGTGTACAACCTTTGTAAGTGCTACTTCGATTTatccatcaatagtgagaaaATGGCCGTTTTCTCATATTCTATGTGACGTCACTGCATTTCTTCAGGGATTCTTATCGGAGGTTTCTTTAACAATGATTGCCGGTATGAGCATAGAACGATACATCGCTGTATTTTACCCGTTACAGATACGAAGGTGGTTAACAAATCGACGGCTTTTATTAGCGATCATGTGTTCATGGGTATTTCTATTTGCAATTAAAATGTTCTTATTTTTCAATCGTTACATACAAACCGAGTACGACGAAGATTTATATGCCTGTCTATTGGATTCTTCCAACGGAAATCTGGTTATCCTGATCATAACGTACACGGTAATAGAAGTACCCGCTTTCTTTACGATCTCTTATTTATCTGTACGTGTAATTGTTCATATCTGGCGGAGAGGTCGGTCGCGCGACCGTCACCGTGGTAACGTCATGGTGTCGGCCAGAAGAAACCCACAGTGGCAGCAAACAGTGACGGTGTTAAAagtgataataatcataactcTGACATTTTATTTAACTTGGATACCTTTCATCATTCTCAGGATTCTATATACCAGTGATGAAGACACGGCCGATCAAACCAAACGTCAAAATGACATACCTCAATGGGTTGAATTCATTTCTTACTGGCTGTTGATTTCAAGTAGTTTTATCAACGTCTTCGTGTATTTTTTCGTCCACAAAAAGTTTCGAACTCAcgttaaatatttgtttaagaACTTACCGTCGAGTTGTTTCAAAGTGTTCACTGCGCGGGATGGAACTACTGATATTGAATCATCACTCGCGGAAGAATATCAAACGCAGATAGTTGTGCCAGGAACATGTTTGATCAATGATGAAACTGTTACAACTATACTGTGA